tgcatttctgcatttcacagccctgaattagactctGGACATTTGCCtcaggaaatggacaaaaaatgcaaatccaaacaatatccctAATGTGGAAATAGTCAAGATATACCATCCAGAGAATGAAACCCTCTCATATTTAAAGTAATTGGCAGATGTACTGTGCTAATTGTGAACTGTTTCTAGCTTAACATgatttttatgttatttatatgaTAGTATCTATctaatgttacctgccctgagtctctCAGGAAGGATGGCTTATAAGAATAAAGTAGTAgtcattgttattaatattatcatCTCTTCAAAGACATGCTTTGATCAAAGATCTCCCACTGCCATATCAAGTTGGCCTAAAACCTCCTATTTCATTCACTGAAAAAGATCCTCATCCAGCATCTGTTTTGAtggttccccacccccttagCACTTTCCTGTGTTCTTGCAGCCCCATTGTGTCCTTCGCTTATCCCAGCCCCACAACTGCATGTGCTTGTAAAGTGccgtcaaattgcagccaacATTTCATACTCCTGAACATTTGCACCCCAATGCTAAGATCACCCGTACTCCAATAGAAGATGTTTTCAGAAAGTTAATTCCAAACTCTCTGGCATAACTCAACTGTCAGTCCCTGTTTTCCTCCACAGCTGCCGTCCCCAGAGTCGCCTCTACTACAAGCCAAGAAATAACACCTCCTGCTGTAGTCCTGAAGTGCCCAGCATTGATCTCAGTTGCCTTTGCATGTGCAGGGCTAGTTCTGGCTATGGCTGCAGTGCTATGGTTTGTCATCcaaaaacaaaagagaaggaCAAGGAAGAGAGAACTTGATGAGGAGGACCCTGAAAGTACGTATCATCAAGCCTTTGGAGTATCTTTCACCTAGTCCAATGCTGTAAATACTGCGGGCCACACCTTTGCTTGGTGTTGCCTGTGAAAGTCAAAGCAGAAGACTTTTCCTTTGGCTTTGCCCATTGAAGGTGGTGTGCAAGTGCCAATGGCTTCCCCGCTTTCCGAACTCTTCTTTTTTACTTGCCAGATCAACCTGCTTTCCTTCTTTTACCAATTATCGGGCTTACTAGATGAGCTCCTTCACTGGCGGTCTCTatgcaatggctggacagatacttatcttggatgcttgaggctgatcttgcattgagcagggggctggactagatggcctttatggccctttccaactctacaattctttGATTTTACAGTGCTGCAAATTTCTTTTGCTTTCACATGGAATGGATCCAGATGGAACTGTTGCATGGTAAAGCCCATCAGTTTTCTGTATGCTCACATTACATATTTTTCTTCTCCCAGTTACCTTAGAAAATGTAGCTGTATCTAGAGGTCTTTCTCAATAGTTCATCatgagggaagggtggcatagaaatctagccggtgtggtgtagtagttaagaatggtggtttctaatctagctagccaggtttgatttactgctgttccacatgcagctaggtgggtgaccttgggctcatcacagcactgacagagctgttgtgactgagcagttctgtcagagctctctcagcctcacctgcctcacagcatgtctgttatggagggagaaagggaagatgattgtaagctgctttgagactctttcaggcagtgaaaagtggggtatagaaaacaactcttcttctaataaatataaatgaaatcaAATTACAGTTCTGATAATTTGAGGGACAGGAAGCCTTGAAGGTTTAAAGTGGTAAAGTGTTTATACTACAGAAGGTCTTTTTTCGCAGTCTATCTCATATGAGCCTAACACCTGAAAATACCTTTCTTCTATTGTGCTTTATATTTCACTCCAGGTATTTAGCAGATCAGAGGATCCCAAGGCACATCCCAAGGCAATTTACTTGGGGACTGCACTTTGGGATTATCCTTCTCCCATCCACTGGCGTACACATGACTAAAACCAAGATTTCCTTGTAGCCTGTCCAAAGGTTGTAGCCTGGGATAGTCAGGAAAAAAATAAGGAGGGAGTTTTACAATCAATAAGCATATATTCTTCCCAAACAAGACTCAGAACATGTGGAAACGTTGGATAAATAATATAAGAAAGGGAATAGGCAAAGTTTCCTTTAATCTGGAAGTCAACTTCTAGAGATTTGCCTGGACCATTTAGGACTCAGCTATAGCCCAGTAAATCTtggcctgtttttttccccttttaatcCAGAAGAGTCAAGATTTTGGTCTTCTCACATCAGACTCAAGTGGAAAAATTACAAATGAATTTGCTAGGAAGGGAAATGTTCCCAAATTCAGATAGATCCCAGGCAAGCATATATTCTAGGATTTCTTCAGATTTTTCATTGCCTCATGTCTCACAAAAAATCAAGAAAGGAAAATGAACAGAGGGGTAACTGTTGTATCCTTAGCATCTTTCTTGACTTTACTCATTAAgcgtttttgtttttcatttagaAACTGAAAACTGCAGCATTCCTTTTGAAAGCCAAGTTCACAAAGAACCATACCTGCCAAAAGAAGACAATTCTGATGCACTAAAATGCCTTCCTTTAAATGATTATTCACAAGGAATAACATTAAAAGATGATAGCTCAAAgatggcaggaagtgatgtcactgaggtggcttctttttcttcctgtgaaAAAGGCAATCACACCATTCCCTTGCCAGCCACTGAGCTTGGGTCAACTGTGCTGGTGACCACCAAGACAACTCAGGAAAACTTCATCAAGGAGGAGCTGCTGTGACAATGTGTTTTAAAAAGCTGAGAGTGACTATGGATCCTCATAAATGATGTAAATACCCCTGATCATAAAAGAAGAATGATGGATGGGTGGTTTGCTTTCCAGTAACTGGAGGTCAATTTATTTCCCATTTGAAAGGGGATAGAGCAGAAAATACTGAGTTGCTGTTTAAAGGATAAAAGAGAACTATTTTAACAACAGATATTTTATCATGACATAGGAAGAATGCACATTTTCATTAGGTGTAGTGTACTATAATCTAGTCGTGCCCTTAAAAGGACAAGTGGCTCTTTTCTGTGAATATTCTTGCTGATGTGAGCTGTAAACATTTTGAATCCGGTGTTGAACCTGTAGTATCTTGGAGAAACTGAGCTTCTTCCTTGCCACTTTTCTGACCATTACAATGTTTTAAatcatatttgttgttgttaaagttTGAAGCGTGATGAAACTCATGGGTTGTAGAGGAAAGTGTCTACGCAGATGACCTCACAATTGTTTGTGCATGAGTCTTGCTGTGCTGTACCTTTTGCTCATTCCCTGGCTAGGAATCAGAAATAGCAGGAAACAGACTCGCAGATTATGGGAAGAAAATGGTTAGATGCGTCCGGTTGGACTTTGAGCCAtgcaggaccatggacagagATCAGAGCTTCTTGGCATGTCTACTGCCATACTATACTGTAACTGTCTAAATAAGTCCGGAGCTGTTTTAAATTTACTATATATTGTAAGGTGTCCATTTCATAGCAAAACTTAGCAGGGTGCAGTCAATGTGACCAGGTACAGAAGGGAGGTGTGTGAAGCTTATAAATAGAAATGCATATCCTGTGGCAGTCATCACTATCCTCAAAGGGGAAGTTTCTGAGTAGATATGCAAAGCATCTACGAGCCTAAGCATTGCTTTAGATCAGACAGAGTCCATCTAGTCACACATTCTTTTCCCAACAGCAGCCAGCCATCAGTCAAGACCTGCTGTATGtctcttttcatagaatcctagaatcctagaatcctagaatcatagagttggaagggacctcatgggtcatctagtccaaccccctgcactatgcaggacactcacatcccaatcgcttatctactgtaacctgccacccctttgccttcacagaatcagcctctctgtcagatggctatccagcctctgtttaaaaatctccaaagatggagaacccaccacctcccgagaaagtcTGTTTGCCAATACTTTCCCTgaatctgccctgacctggatagccctggcacacctgatctcatcagatctcagaagttaagcagggtctaCCTTGGATGGTATTAAGAtgggggagacctccaaggaaaactaggggtcatgatgtggaggcaggcaatgacaaagcacctctgaatgtctcttacctggctgccagacaatcctacaatcataggatctcctggctgtattacacacacaccctatgataaataaataaagaaatcccTGAATCTTACTTCCTGCTATTTCCAGCACTTTTGGAGGGCCCTTGGGAAAATACTGTGTCAGAAGCAATAAGGGATTAACATTCGAGAGGGGCATGACCTGTGGACAAAAGACTACACAGGGGTGACTGGAACATACTTAGTCTGATATATGAAGTGAAGTTAGAAATGTCTAAGTCTATCAAACAGTTTCTAACTCTGTTTGGGAAGGCACTAAGTGTGGTAGGCCCACTTTGGTATATTTGGATATTGGCAAATGTTTGGTTGGACCTTCGTGCTTTGAGGATCTTTGAGTTCCGTctcagacagcttggtgtagtggttaggagtctggcgagccggatttaaatctgcactctcccacatgcaaccagctgggtgacttcaggctcgccacagcactgataaagctgttctgagcaagcagaaatattagggctctttcagccacacccacctcccaggtgtctgttgtggggagaggaaagggaaggcgaatgtaagccattttgagactccttcaggtacagaaaagaggcatataagagccaactctccttcttcttcttcttcttaactgacACCCATGAAAAATGCTCTGATGCTGTTTTCTCACCATCCTGCCAACGTGCTTCTCAATCTGCCCatggaatgtgtgtgtttgtattgcTTAAGGTAAAGGAGATGAATGTGATGACAGCTATTCTCACTTCTTGTATGTGAGTTTCCACAAGCCTTTTTTCAGTTCCCCTACATGAGTGAGAAAAGGACCTTTTCACCCCCAACTTTCAAGAGAGAGTCATCAGTATTTGTTCCAGTGGTCTAGCTGTGAGTCCATTGCAGCAAACACAAAAGGGAGTCAGATATATTGAAATGTAAGTTTTCCTCGGTTACAGCTTACTTTTATCAGATTCAGTATCTGACAAAATGGCCTCCAGGCAACAAACCATATTCTTGAATAaatttgttagtccttaaggtgccacaagactccttcaTGTTCTTATTGTTGTGGGGATTGATTTTTTCGAAACTAAGCTTTGAAGCAGATGTGAGAAGTGTTCACCTGGTAGTTTCACTCACAGCACAATGAATGTCTGGGAAAATTCCAGTgatgcattatttttttaaaaagcattcaaaGGAAAAAGTAAAATCCAGTATcactgaaacagaaagcaaaactCTCAGATTCTGAGCAGAGTACTTCTTTTAAGACCGAGGAACTAGTCTTCTCTAGAACTTTGAAAATGTGATTCCAAATGAATGTCTCtcttgagggggtggaggaagcaTAGGGATAGTAAGCGGCAACACATAAATCTGGCAACTATACTACTTAGGGAGGCTTCACACCAggaattggagaggggaggggaaaacaatACAGGAGTCTAAATTGTGTTAGAAATTTTAACTTAGTAACTAgattttatattgtgttttagAATGAAAGATCCTTTTACTTATGTTGTGATCCATTCTGCTGAGAGAAAGTGGAATAAAAGTTGAATAATAAGATTAAGAATTAAAAGAACAGCCCTCAAAAGTCTCTCATGGTGCCTTCAGTCTGACTTGCCAGCAAAATATCTGGCTACAGACTGAATAATTTGTTCTTTTTCGTTCTTGATTGTGGTTTATTAGGGAATAACCTGCAAATCTGCTTCACCACAGAAGAGTGTTTGAAGAAATAAGGTTGTGTGAAGGCTCCATGCTGCAAGAGATGGGGATATCCTcctgccaccaggtggcactcTTCTACCACAGGCATAACTAAAGGAAAGGGTTGGCTCAAAGATGCATAGCTGGGGTCACTACCTGGTGGGATTTTGATTGCTCTGCCTAATTTTTAAGCTGTACTTCCAAGCCATACATAAACCTGGGTGACCCAAGTTTGTGAGAGGACCGACTTCTTAGCCTAAATGTGGGTGCCTGACTCTCAAAACCCTAAATGGTGAATTCCATGAATAATTTTCCCCACTGGAAACTGGTCAAGTCAGTCTAttgaaagaagaaaaattggttcttatatgccacttttctctacccgaaggaggctcaaagtggcttacagtcgccttccctttcctctccccacaacagacaccctttgaggaaggtgaggctaagagagagccctgatattcctgctctgtcagaacagctttctcagtgccgtggtgagcccaaggtcacccagctggttggggggagtgcagaatcgaacctggctcaccagattagaagttcgcactcctaaccactacaccaaagaaggagaagcagcTGGGCAGAGGTCTCCTGTAATACTGAAAAGGCAAGAGGGTTCAGAATGCGTAAAATGGACACTCTAGAGTAAGAATGCTGGATAGGGAGGGAAATTTTTCCTCTGGAAACCTCCTTTATATGCCCTCTCTAAAGTTGTCACAATTGATGGATAATCCTTGTCCATCACGCATGAAGCTGAATGGAAACTAGGTAATGGAATACTGCATATCACCCCTAAATGTTTATTACATTTTAGTTGTCACTGCTGTACTTTTTTGTGCATATTTTGGGGTATTGTGTTTGTGGATAACCAAAATTATCTTCCGACTTTTCCACCTCTGACTATGCCTGTCAGACTCCTCCGACTCCGAGGATATGTGCTTCAGATTAGTGTTATGTTATTTTGGTTAATAAAGGGTCTTGCATGgcttctgtttttagattttgcTACGGACATCATGTTCATTACCCCTTCAGTAGTACATTCTGGGTGATTAGACAGAATAGGAACATTTGTCAGTACCTCTTGCGCAGAGCTGGGATTTAATCTCAGTTGGCAATTATGAGTTCGGGACAGGACAAGGGTTCTGTGCTGCAAGCCATAACCTATTCAAAGCCTTGAAAATTTAATCTCTGGCCAGTATTTTCTACCCAAAGCTGTCCATACTGACACAAATTGGCAGATTCATCATGGCTTTCCATCATGCATCTGATCCTTGCAGTCTGCATCATGGCAATTGCAAGCCACAAAATCCAAACAGCCAGCTGAACAATGGGATCCAGTGCTATTTAGAAACAACCTGGGCACAAATCAAGCCGTGGAGTTTCTCAGCCATTCTGTGTTATTTAGGATGAGTGCTGTTTAATTTGCACAATGGTCTGGAGTCAGAGGTGAGCAATGAATggctgcagataacaccaaacCACAGAGAATGGTAAGAACCAAGCCAAAGTACTAAGAAAGGAGACTGAATGGTCAACAAGCAAATCAGGGTCAGCATAGATAAATGCAAACTGATGCATACTGGGACAAAAAATCCACGTGATATATATACTGAAGGGGTCCAAAAGGATAGAGATTTATCAGGAAAGAAATCTTAGGGATATGACAGAGTTGGATGAAAAATATCAGTGCAGTGTGCTTCAGCAATAATACAGATTTATATTACATGTGAGAGAGCATCAGGAAAtggattaaaattaaaacagcCAAGACTGGTAATCCTTTATGTAAGTCTGTGGTGCAGCCACAGCTGCAATCCTGTGTCAAATTCTGGCTGTTCCACCTCAGATCTAGAAAATGTACAGAAAGTACAACAAAAATGAGCAAGAGATTGGAGTTCTTACTCTGTGACAAAAGGCTAAATAACCTGGAACCTTTTGTtttataaaatgataaaaaagtatatataagaaacttttcttcttttcccataATATTTGGACTCCCACACTAAAGATAATGAGCAGGGCAGACAATCCAAAATACATTTTCTTGCAAAGTTGGCTGAAATCATGGAACTCTCTTTAAAAGAGCTAAAACATCCCCGGAGCAAACAGTAGCCCTGGTAGCTTTAGGAAAACTCCAGGGGCAGACCGTCTCTGAAGCTCTGAGCTAAAGCTTCGGCCCTTCTCATCTCAAAACACAGAAGAGCAATCAGCATTCTTAACTCTTCTGAGTAGTTACCCATGAGTAGTTACTAACAATGCCAACAAGCCAGCTAGGTCCTGGAGGTCTCCTGATATTACACTTGATTCCCAGACCataaagatcagtttccccagagaaaagagggtggactccatggcattataccctaatGAGGTCTTTCTCCTTCACAAGCCCTGCCTttccaggcaccacccccaaatcaccaggaattttccaaccctaaTACCAGCTCAGGCTGTCCACTGCCCACCAACCACCATTGAGGCCAGGGGAGTGGACTCTGCCCTCTGCTGCACTGCTCTTTGAAGAACCCTGCCCACCTGCAGTCCTCACCAGCTCATGCTTACTCCAAAGTGAATGCCAATGGGGCTTCCTCCCAAGTACGTGCATGACTGTCTACTATATAAACCCACATACATACCCCAAAGAGAAAAAAGATTTGTAAAGAAAATGAACTTCAGGATGTGATCAGAAGCAGAGAAAGATGGACCCACCAGGAGTTCTTAACCCTTATCTCACATGGTATTTCCCCCACTGTACCCCCCCTCCAATCTGGAGTGGAGATTCAAAGGCATATTTACCCTTGGGGGAGTTGTAGGAGGGACAAGCCAGCAGGGAAAAGGTTAAGCCCTCCTTAACTGTTCCTCATCCCTTCTTCATCCCCCTTTCAATCCAACTTTCTTTAGAAAAGGAGGCCATTGGTGCTTTTGTGCAGAATCTCTCTTGGAGCACATCATTCTGCCATAAGTGTACAGAGCATAAGCCTGTGGATTTAATGCTATGTCCTGCCACTGGGCTCCTTAGCTGGCAAGCTAAAACAAAGGGCTGAGCAGAGCAGAATAATGTATTTTAGCATCTTTTGGTGTGTCTGTTTTCTTGCAAAGACTGCAGTAGTTTATTCAGTGtcgggctgggggaaggggatgaCTTCATTCCTAGAAATAATTTTCTCACCTCCACTGCTCATGGATATACGATACACGCCCCACTCAATTAATTCCAAGCTCCTTTTTACGTAGAGAATTTAGCATTCCTCATTATTCCTTGCTATATTCAGCACTGTTACCATAAACAAAAAACCTTTCACTCTCTCCTTTTGAATATTAACTTGCTTCTTCACCCATAGAATTGTCTGGCCTGCCAGTTTCACTTATCAGTCTAATTCTAAAAAATCCTCACTCCCCTCATCACCAAGCATTCATAATTCTTAAATGGATATCCCTAGATTCCTGCCCCACTCCTTACATGGCTGTAGGGAAGAAGTTGACTGGTTCTGCATGT
Above is a window of Paroedura picta isolate Pp20150507F chromosome 5, Ppicta_v3.0, whole genome shotgun sequence DNA encoding:
- the TNFRSF13C gene encoding tumor necrosis factor receptor superfamily member 13C; amino-acid sequence: MNNKTSPLGISPTCSTHHLCYDSLIRQCVSCNMLNRVHKETTAVPRVASTTSQEITPPAVVLKCPALISVAFACAGLVLAMAAVLWFVIQKQKRRTRKRELDEEDPEKTENCSIPFESQVHKEPYLPKEDNSDALKCLPLNDYSQGITLKDDSSKMAGSDVTEVASFSSCEKGNHTIPLPATELGSTVLVTTKTTQENFIKEELL